The DNA window AAAAGTCATCGGGGCGAGGCTAACACGCGCCGCGCGGCCCTCACGAGGTCGGCATTGTCGGCGGCGGGCGAGCTGTCCGGCAGGGTGAGGGTGTCTTCCAGGCCGATGCGGGTGTCCAGTCGCCGGCGGGCGGCCTCGTGCAGGAGAGGCCACGCACTCACCCCCGCGCCGTGCAGGAGGCGGGGCGGCGTGACCCCGGCCTCGTCGAGCAGGGCGAGGATGGCGGCGGCCTCCGTCAGCGCCTCCCGCGGCTCCCGGTCCATCACCTCGACGAGGATTCGCAGCGCCCGGTCACGCGACGGCCAGCCCAGGAAGGACCGCGCCGCCTCCACCGTCCAGAGCCCGGCTTCCACCCCCACGCCCACCTCCAACAGCGTCTCCGCAAAGGGAACGGCGTGCGGCTCGTGCCAGTTCACCGAGACGAAATCGGGGCGCACGGTCCAGGCACGGGCGGCGGTGAGTTGCCCCTCCACGTCCGGCAGAATCCAGAAGCCGCTGGAGATGCCGACCGGGACGCCGGGGCAGGCGGCACGCACGGCGTTCAGCGCGGCGGCCACGACCTCCGCCTCCAGCGACTCGCGGCCCCCCTCGTCGCGAGGGTGCAGATGGAGGGCCCCGGCGCCCGCTGCCACCGCCCCCCTTGCCGCCTGTGCAAGTTCGGACGGGGTGACGGGCAGGGCCGAGTGGCTTCCCACGGGGCGGCCCCCGTTCAGGCAGGCTTTCAGGAGCATGGGACCAGCGTACCGGGGCCCGCGCCTGTTACCCTCGCCCCATGACCTTTTCCATCGTGGGCCGCGACCCCGCCACCGGAGACCTCGGCGTGGCGGTGGCGAGCAAGTTCCTGGCGGTGGGCGCCCTCGTCCCCTTCGCGCGCTCGGGGGTGGGCGCGGTGGCGACCCAGAGCTACGTGAATCCCAACTTCGGGCCGGACGGGCTGCGCCTGCTCGCCGAGGGGCTGAGCCCGGAGGAGGTGTCCGCGCAGTTCCAGGCCGAGGACGCCACCATCCATCAACGGCAGTTCGGGATCGTGGGGGCCGACGGGCGGAGCGTCACCTACAGCGGCGCGGGGTGTCACGCCTGGGCGGGCGGCTTCACCGGGCCGGACGTGGCGATCCAGGGCAACATCCTGACCGGGCCGGAGGTCGTGGACGCGATGGTTTCAGCCTGGGAGGCGGGCGCCGGGCAACCTCTTCCCCGCCGACTCCTCGGGGCGCTGCGGGCCGGGGACGCGGCGGGCGGGGACCGCAGGGGCAGGCAATCGGCGGCCCTGCTGTGCGTCGGGCCGGGACGCGGCTACGGCGGCCTCACCGACGACTGGGTGAACCTGCGCGCCGACGATCACCCCGATCCCTGCGCGGAGTTGGAGAGGTTGCTCGGCATCTCCGACCTCCTCTTCGGGCGGCCCGAAACAACGGTCGAACTCGACGAGGACGGGCGGCGCTGGCTGCGGGCGCTGCTGATTCGCCAGGACTACGCGGGTTCCCTCCCCGGCGGCGCGTGGGACGCCGACACCGAGGCCGCCGCCTGGGCTCTTTTCGGCACCGAGAACCTGGAGGAACGCTGGGTGCCGGGGGGAAGATTTGACCCGGTGGCGCTGAACTACCTGCGCGAACGCTTCGGGGAGTAAGGCGAGGCTGGAGCCCCATCCCGGGTGGGTCGCCAGTCACCCGGGGGCACAACCACCGATCAGCTTCGGACGTTAGACTTTCCCTCATGCGGCTTTCGGCCACCGACGTGTACGCCTTCCAGGCGCTGGGCTTCCTGGGGATGCAGGACCCGGCGCGCTGGGTCGCCAGCGAGGAGATCAGCGACGCGACCGGGGTCCACCGCCCCTACCTCGTGCGGATTCTGGCGGCGCTCACGGCCAAGGGCATCGTCAAGAGCAAAAAGGGCATCGGCGGCGGCTACGCGCTGGCCCGCAAGCCCCACCTGATCAGCCTGTGCGAGATCGTGCGCGCCATCGACGGCCCGGTGGCGCCCCTCTCGTGCATCAGCCTCAACTGGCACGAGCCGTGCGTCGAAGAAGACCGCTGCCACGCCCGCGCCACGGTCTACAAGCGGATGCGCGACGCGATGCTCGCCGTGCTTCAAGAATTCAGCGTGCAGGACCTCGTGGTGGACGCGCGGCAGGGTGTGAGCTACGGGCACTGCCTGGGGCACCTGCTCAAGCCGAACGCTTAAGCGCGGCTCAACACCTCGTCTGTCTCCTCGGTCGAGACAAGTTGATCGAAGTTGTCATCTTTCGGGTATCCTGGGGGGCATGAGTTTGCTGGAGCCCGGCGTCCGACGTTGTTCACCCTCGCTCCGACCCTGACCTCTCGTTTCCCCCCACCCGGAGATCCCATGAGCGACATCGAAGCTCTCAAAAAAGAAGTCCCGCCCTTCCAGATTTTCGACCTGATCCCGCAGTACGCGCAGCAGGGCTTTATCGACCCCGAGCGGATCGACCTGCTGAAGTGGGCGGGCGTGTACCCGCAGCGGCCCCAGGAGGACGGCTTCCTGATGATGCGCGTGCGCGTGCCCAGCGCCGAGTTCGCCACGGCCACCCTGCGCGAGGTCGCCAACATCGCCGAGGAGTACGGGCGAGGCTTTCTGGACGTGACCGACCGTCAGGCCTTCCAGTTTCACTGGCTGACCATCGACAAGATTCCCGAGATTTTCGACCGCCTGGAGCCGCTGGGGCTGCATCCCCGGGGAGCCTGCGGCGACACGGTGCGCGCCGTGATCGCCTCGCCGCTCGCCGGGCTCGACGCCCGCGAAGCAATCGACGTGCGGCCCATCGCCCACGCGATGGAGGGCACGCTGACCGGCAGCGACGACTTCCAGGACCTGCCGCGCAAGTTCAAGATGAGTCTGACCGCCACCCCCGAGCTCGAAGGCATCCACATGATCAACGACGTGGGCTTCCTGGCGCACCGGGTGAACGGCGAGGTCGGCTTCGACGTATGGGTGGGCGGCGGCCTGGGCGCGGTGGCGCACCTCGCCAAGCGGCTGGGGGCGTTCATCAAGCCCGAGGAAGTGGTGGAGGTCGGGCGGGCCATCGCCGGGGCCTACCGCGACCACGGCTACCGGGTCAACCGCAAGAAGAGCCGTCTGAAGTTCCTGATCAAGGACATCGGCGTGGAGAAGTTCCGCGAGATCGTGGAGACGGAATATCTGGGCCGCAAGCTCACGGACGGCCCCGCTGCGCCCGTCGCCCGCTTCGGCGGCAACGACGTGCTGGGCGTCAACCCGCAAGCCGACGGCCTGAACTACGTCGTCGTGGCGACCACCGTGGGCCGCATCGATCCCTACAAGGCCCGTCGGCTGGCCGACCTCGCCGACCGCTACGGCAAGGGCGTGCTGCGCACCACCGCCTTCCAGAACATGATGATTCCGCACGTCCGCAGCGAGGACATCGCGGCGCTGACCGCCGAGCTGGAGGCCATCGACCTCGCGCCGAAGACCACCCTGCGCGGCACGACCATCGCCTGCACGGGCACCCAGTTCTGCCGCCTGGCCTTGACCGAGACGAAGGCGCGGACCGCGAACCTCGTGGACCATATCGAGGCGAAGTTCGCCGACCTCGACGTGCCCT is part of the Deinococcus planocerae genome and encodes:
- a CDS encoding 3-keto-5-aminohexanoate cleavage protein, giving the protein MLLKACLNGGRPVGSHSALPVTPSELAQAARGAVAAGAGALHLHPRDEGGRESLEAEVVAAALNAVRAACPGVPVGISSGFWILPDVEGQLTAARAWTVRPDFVSVNWHEPHAVPFAETLLEVGVGVEAGLWTVEAARSFLGWPSRDRALRILVEVMDREPREALTEAAAILALLDEAGVTPPRLLHGAGVSAWPLLHEAARRRLDTRIGLEDTLTLPDSSPAADNADLVRAARRVLASPR
- a CDS encoding DUF1028 domain-containing protein; amino-acid sequence: MTFSIVGRDPATGDLGVAVASKFLAVGALVPFARSGVGAVATQSYVNPNFGPDGLRLLAEGLSPEEVSAQFQAEDATIHQRQFGIVGADGRSVTYSGAGCHAWAGGFTGPDVAIQGNILTGPEVVDAMVSAWEAGAGQPLPRRLLGALRAGDAAGGDRRGRQSAALLCVGPGRGYGGLTDDWVNLRADDHPDPCAELERLLGISDLLFGRPETTVELDEDGRRWLRALLIRQDYAGSLPGGAWDADTEAAAWALFGTENLEERWVPGGRFDPVALNYLRERFGE
- a CDS encoding Rrf2 family transcriptional regulator, producing MRLSATDVYAFQALGFLGMQDPARWVASEEISDATGVHRPYLVRILAALTAKGIVKSKKGIGGGYALARKPHLISLCEIVRAIDGPVAPLSCISLNWHEPCVEEDRCHARATVYKRMRDAMLAVLQEFSVQDLVVDARQGVSYGHCLGHLLKPNA
- a CDS encoding nitrite/sulfite reductase, whose protein sequence is MSDIEALKKEVPPFQIFDLIPQYAQQGFIDPERIDLLKWAGVYPQRPQEDGFLMMRVRVPSAEFATATLREVANIAEEYGRGFLDVTDRQAFQFHWLTIDKIPEIFDRLEPLGLHPRGACGDTVRAVIASPLAGLDAREAIDVRPIAHAMEGTLTGSDDFQDLPRKFKMSLTATPELEGIHMINDVGFLAHRVNGEVGFDVWVGGGLGAVAHLAKRLGAFIKPEEVVEVGRAIAGAYRDHGYRVNRKKSRLKFLIKDIGVEKFREIVETEYLGRKLTDGPAAPVARFGGNDVLGVNPQADGLNYVVVATTVGRIDPYKARRLADLADRYGKGVLRTTAFQNMMIPHVRSEDIAALTAELEAIDLAPKTTLRGTTIACTGTQFCRLALTETKARTANLVDHIEAKFADLDVPFTINLTGCSNACTRYQVADLGFMGALRGEEEVYNVHLAGSIGQAQRTGDKLKGIVPAVRLNEYTEAVLSDFRAGKLPGESFVEYADRVGHERFAPDAILRPDREVVTA